In one Limosilactobacillus oris genomic region, the following are encoded:
- a CDS encoding D-2-hydroxyacid dehydrogenase: MKIAAYSVVPAEKPYFKRWSKEHQVEVKLIAAPLSQATLDEAAGCVGVCVQQPSALGDAAFYRRFAQMGLKYIGVRSAGIDFVDLAACQKNGIKVTNVPAYSPRAIAEMGLTQALALLRRLGEYRAEMAQGKFSLNPRLISNEIYKLTVGLIGLGHIGGETARLYRALGARVIAYNRSHKIQYESVVEYTDFATVIAQSDIISLHTPLTPATNGMIGEEEFRKMKDSAILINMSRGGLVDTPALITALQHGQIAGAGLDTLANEAEFFRKDVPVDQLPADYQTLAAMPNVIITPHIAFYTATAVKNMVNIGLDNIYRQEIKKN; this comes from the coding sequence ATGAAAATTGCTGCTTATAGTGTTGTCCCAGCGGAAAAGCCCTACTTCAAACGGTGGAGCAAGGAGCACCAGGTGGAAGTCAAGTTAATCGCCGCCCCCCTTTCCCAAGCCACCCTGGATGAGGCCGCCGGCTGTGTTGGCGTTTGTGTCCAACAGCCTTCCGCCCTGGGGGATGCCGCCTTCTACCGGCGGTTTGCCCAGATGGGCCTAAAATACATCGGAGTCCGGTCGGCCGGGATCGACTTCGTGGACCTCGCCGCTTGTCAAAAGAACGGTATCAAGGTGACTAACGTGCCAGCCTATTCCCCACGCGCGATTGCCGAGATGGGGCTGACCCAAGCACTAGCCCTTTTACGCCGGCTCGGGGAATACCGAGCCGAGATGGCGCAGGGTAAATTCAGCCTCAACCCCCGCTTGATTAGTAACGAAATCTACAAGCTCACCGTGGGCCTAATCGGTCTTGGGCATATCGGCGGTGAAACCGCCCGGCTTTACCGGGCGCTGGGGGCCAGAGTGATTGCTTACAACCGCAGTCATAAGATTCAGTATGAATCAGTAGTTGAATACACTGACTTCGCCACCGTAATTGCCCAATCGGACATCATCTCGCTGCACACCCCTTTAACTCCCGCTACTAACGGAATGATCGGGGAGGAAGAGTTCCGCAAGATGAAGGACAGTGCCATCCTGATTAACATGTCGCGGGGTGGCTTGGTCGATACCCCGGCTCTGATCACCGCATTGCAGCACGGGCAAATTGCCGGTGCCGGGCTGGATACCCTGGCTAACGAAGCTGAATTTTTCCGGAAGGACGTTCCCGTAGACCAGCTGCCGGCTGACTACCAAACGTTGGCGGCCATGCCGAACGTCATCATTACTCCCCACATTGCTTTCTATACCGCCACTGCCGTTAAAAACATGGTTAACATCGGTTTGGATAACATCTATCGGCAGGAAATTAAAAAAAACTAA
- the trpX gene encoding tryptophan ABC transporter substrate-binding protein, translating into MKRIVAMITILIVILGGYLGLTRFQRQHRTPVVGILTMMHHPALDQIYRGFVAGLGEAGYHNGKNIKIEYQNANGDQANLKTMADKLVNDHAKVVLGITTPAAQSLANTSKSTPIVMGGIGDPVGARLVKSLRQPGGNVTGVQSDNPVGQQLKLAKHFLPHAKALGLIYTSSDPSAEYQAKMMIADAKRMHINLKVYTIACANDLNQVSQQMLTQVDGVMVPCDNLIAGAMKTLVKNADAAHKPVFPGADTMVKDGGVASISLDQYGMGKAAAKMTVQILKGKQPQDMPVNDYQHGKPILNLQQAKKLGLTIPSGFQQEAAQHGTVIK; encoded by the coding sequence ATGAAACGAATTGTAGCAATGATTACTATCCTTATCGTTATTTTAGGCGGCTACTTGGGCCTTACCCGCTTCCAAAGGCAGCATCGCACACCGGTGGTCGGGATCTTGACAATGATGCACCACCCCGCCCTAGACCAAATCTACCGCGGATTTGTTGCCGGCCTGGGCGAAGCGGGCTACCACAACGGTAAAAACATCAAGATTGAGTATCAAAACGCCAACGGTGACCAGGCCAACCTCAAGACAATGGCGGACAAGCTCGTCAATGACCACGCTAAGGTCGTTCTCGGCATTACTACGCCCGCCGCCCAGTCATTAGCAAACACAAGCAAGTCCACCCCTATTGTTATGGGCGGAATCGGTGATCCCGTGGGTGCCCGGCTCGTGAAAAGCCTCCGGCAGCCCGGCGGGAACGTTACCGGAGTACAGTCTGACAACCCGGTTGGCCAGCAGTTAAAACTGGCCAAGCATTTCCTCCCCCACGCCAAGGCCCTGGGCCTGATCTACACGTCTAGCGACCCTTCCGCGGAATACCAGGCCAAAATGATGATTGCGGACGCCAAGAGAATGCACATCAATTTGAAAGTCTACACAATCGCCTGCGCCAATGACCTTAACCAGGTTTCTCAGCAAATGCTCACCCAGGTTGACGGGGTGATGGTCCCGTGTGACAACCTCATCGCGGGCGCAATGAAGACCCTGGTCAAAAATGCTGACGCAGCCCACAAGCCGGTCTTCCCCGGTGCTGACACGATGGTAAAAGACGGCGGGGTCGCTTCGATTAGTCTCGACCAGTACGGTATGGGAAAAGCGGCAGCGAAGATGACCGTCCAAATTCTCAAGGGAAAACAGCCGCAGGATATGCCCGTTAACGACTACCAGCATGGCAAGCCAATCCTTAATCTTCAACAGGCTAAAAAACTCGGTCTAACCATCCCGAGCGGCTTCCAGCAGGAGGCTGCCCAACACGGAACAGTAATTAAATGA
- a CDS encoding sulfite exporter TauE/SafE family protein, translating to MSGITFFITLVIVGVLAGIVSAAAGLASLISYPALLMMGLPPVMANVTSAWSTVGSAYSSIAASTKELRHDKRQMWLIVPLVFVGAVLGAILLFTLPGKFFQELVPFCIGIAGLILIFPHRPRQAQEAMAANSHSLGRHPLYTALTALGIFLVGVYAGYFNAGAGVMMLTLLSVVNRQKTFAVNNALKNVAMTVTNTIAVIIFAFETTIEWNYVIPLFIGNIIGGALGPVIVRRLPGRLMQIIVGVGALILALSLVVRNLL from the coding sequence ATGTCTGGAATCACCTTTTTTATCACCCTGGTTATTGTTGGCGTGTTGGCAGGAATCGTCAGTGCAGCAGCGGGGTTAGCGTCTTTGATTTCTTATCCCGCCCTGCTGATGATGGGGCTGCCGCCCGTGATGGCTAACGTTACAAGCGCCTGGTCGACGGTCGGGAGTGCTTATAGTTCGATTGCGGCCTCGACTAAGGAGCTACGGCATGATAAGCGGCAAATGTGGCTAATTGTCCCGTTGGTTTTTGTTGGGGCCGTATTGGGAGCAATCCTGCTGTTTACATTACCCGGGAAATTTTTTCAGGAATTAGTGCCATTTTGCATCGGAATCGCGGGGCTGATTTTAATCTTCCCGCATCGGCCACGACAGGCACAGGAAGCCATGGCGGCTAACAGTCACTCGCTTGGCCGCCACCCGCTCTACACCGCTTTGACCGCGCTCGGGATCTTCCTGGTAGGCGTCTACGCCGGTTACTTTAATGCCGGTGCCGGTGTGATGATGCTGACCCTACTATCCGTGGTCAATCGGCAGAAGACCTTTGCCGTGAATAATGCCTTGAAGAATGTGGCGATGACGGTCACCAACACGATCGCGGTCATTATCTTTGCCTTTGAAACGACGATTGAATGGAACTATGTCATTCCGCTGTTCATCGGCAATATCATCGGCGGCGCGCTGGGGCCTGTGATTGTCCGCCGCTTGCCTGGCCGCCTGATGCAGATTATCGTGGGGGTTGGCGCGCTGATCCTAGCGCTTTCGCTGGTGGTCCGCAACTTGTTGTAA